Part of the Prochlorococcus sp. MIT 0603 genome is shown below.
TAGCCAATGTATATGCAACTGCATTTGTATAAGATATTCGAAACCATTTCACCAACCATAATGTAACAAATAAGCCAGTTCCTGAAGACATTGATCCATTTAAGAGACCTATAATAAATAAAACAATTGACCCAATAATTATCTTTTCTATTCCTAGGCTATATTTACTTTGATTAGGATCTGTTATCTTAAGATTATAAGAATATATTCCAATAATTAATGTAAGAAAACCTAGTAAAATACTAGCCAAGTGTTCTGGCATAGCAATTACTATATTCGCACCAATAAAAACGCCTGGCAAGCCCGATAAAAGTATTATTAAGTAGAGTTTAGTAGCAATACTCCTTTCATTATTATGACGAATGGTTGCACCAATTCCTAGTGCCACACTGGCTATCTTGTGAGTAGCTAATGCTGTTGTAAAAGGAAGACCAAGAAATATAAGAGCAGGGAGCTGTACTAAACCAGCCCCGCCACCTGATAGTGCAGAGAAAAAATTAGATGCTATTGCTATTAGAGCTAATAAAAACTGTGTTATCATAATTATTTCTATTTATAATAATTTGTTAGATAGCCACCAGATCTTAAGGTCTGAAAAAATTGATATCAATTTAACTCATAATTAGAAAATTTTCTCCATAAATTAATATCATTTTTATCTTGTAATTAGAAGATAACTATCTAAAAGATTGCAAAACAGTGTATGTCAGCGAATACAAATTTAATAGTTAAAAAGCTTTAGCCTTTTAACTTGGATTCGATTCTGTGGAATACTTATAGAAGAAATGTCAAAGTCATGATTCTTTTTGAGAAGGTTAATCAGAAGATTAAAAGATCAATTACAAAAATATTTAATTATCTTAGTAAAAATGAAACTACTATATTAATTAACTTTATTGAAAGTGGTTTATTAGAGTGTAAATGGAATTTAGCAAAATATGATAAGGAAAAAATCCTCAGTGATGAAGACTTTTGTTTGTGCATTAGATTATATGACATAACTAATATTACTAATAAAGGAAGCTGTACTTGTATTATGAAGGAAGTAGAGGTTAGAAAAGATTCTTCTGAAGAGTTTTTGCGAGCACCTGTTTTAGATGGAAACCTTTTAATAGAGATTGGTTATAGGAAGCCTTATGGTGATTGGTTCCTATTAGCCTCATCGTCGTTAATATTATCCTCAAGAAATCCTACAATACTTTATCCTGATGATTCATGGTTCTATTTACCTTCAAGGAATACAAAACGACCTGCAACTATTCATGAGAAAATATATCAACTATCTAAGACTGAATTGGGTAATGGTTCTGAAGAAATTCACAAATAAAATATTTAGATAAAATTTTATATTTTTTATTTAATATACGTCTTTTAAGGAGATTGTAAGCCACTCAAGGAATCTTAAAGGGTTTAATACATAACTCAAATCCTTTTTTAAAGTTAGTTTTTTATATCTTTTCTCATATTGATAGTTGCTGATAGTTATTATTTCTGAACCTTCTATTAATTGTGATTTCATGCTTTGTATTTCATCCGCAAATAACCATATTAACTCTCCAGTATTAAGCTTTAAGATTAACCCTATATCTGTACCATCATTGATTTTATAGTCCACTACTTCTCCATGAGGACTTGTAGACAATAGCTCAAATAGATCAGAAGAGACTTTGTCGATCATTAATTCAGGATCAATTGTTACTACTGAACCCAATTCTGGAAGAAAAAATTTATTATTGATGGCTTCAATGGCATGTAATTTAGAAGAACCTACTTTAATGTTTTCTGATAGTCAACCCTAACCTAAGTATTAAGAAGGAAAGTCTAATAATTCTTGTAAATACAAAAGTTTATATTTATTGAATTAATAGCAGTCATTTTCAGATAATCAATCACTGGATTTGTCATTAGCTTTTGAAAACTGAACTTTGTTAATGATTGATTTTATAATATTAATTACTATCCTAAGAATAAGGAAGCCAAAAGCGACAAGTCCACCTGCAACAGCGATTGAAAGAATTTGGTTTGGTAAATTGATCTCACTTAAGCTTTCCATGAGAATTTAATAGCTTTTTAAAGCATAAATTTTTTATTTTAATTTGTCTTCCATTTGTATAGCCTGTAACCTTATATATAAGCAATAAGCTCGTTACGTGCCTTTCTCTCCAGTAAGTTTTCTCTTAGGCATCTTTTTAATGCTAGTTGGGCTAATGGTTAGCTTTCACTTTGAAGTTAAGGTCTCAGACGATTAGAGAGTTTTAATACTTGATTTTTACAAAAGTTGTACTCAAGCATATTTATATTGTTTTTGACTTCAAGCTAATCTCAAAATATTTGTTTAAAATCCTTTGCTTTCCATTTCAGAATTGTGCATCTTTTGCATTTCAACCATTTCAGCACAGGTCAAGGCTGGCCTGTATAGAAATTCACACCCAAATGCAGATCGCCAAAACATGAAATGTTTAAAAAGTGCCTTTGTATCTGAAGCCTTGCATATTATGCAAAGTTCTCCTGACTCAGGCATATGTAATCGTGCAATTAATTCAAAACCTTCGAACTTATCCATTTTTGCACCATCTTCCATATATTTTATAAATGCTGTATAGCCTTCGTCTTGAGTTTCAGAAGGCACAACGCATGAAACAACGTAAAATTGCATAATTAATTTATTCGATAAATATCCTTATTCTTATAGCCTTTCCTCTAGAAAAGGTGACTTAATTTCAAGAAAAATAACATTTTTGTTTTTAGCGATCTTATTAGCTCTTGGGAGTACCAAAACCAATAAAAATCTACCGATAACAATTTCACTTGCTAGTTGCTCTTGGCTAATATATTGATTATTCATTAGATAATTAATATATTTTCATTTAATAAAGCCTTTTTTAGCTTGAACCTTAAATCTTCTTGTTGACTCTAATCTTATAGAAATAAATTATAATGTTATTTCAGTTGTACATCTAAGCTTTATCCTTTGGAAATGATTTACTGATACCCAATTGCCTGATCAGAATTTACTCCTAGTTTGATATCATAAATTTCATTCCTACTCAGAAAATTTGCACTTGGTAAATATAAAGCTGTCAGTGTAATGATATTATCGAGAGGATAGTCTTGATTTAAAGATATTCCTTATATGGATTAAGCTTGACAATACTATATTTATAGTGATG
Proteins encoded:
- a CDS encoding sulfite exporter TauE/SafE family protein, encoding MITQFLLALIAIASNFFSALSGGGAGLVQLPALIFLGLPFTTALATHKIASVALGIGATIRHNNERSIATKLYLIILLSGLPGVFIGANIVIAMPEHLASILLGFLTLIIGIYSYNLKITDPNQSKYSLGIEKIIIGSIVLFIIGLLNGSMSSGTGLFVTLWLVKWFRISYTNAVAYTLAIVGIVWNGTGAVVLAFNNEVMWSWIPALIFGSLTGGFLGANFAISKGELFVKKSFEFLSIAIGISLISKGFLLFL
- a CDS encoding DUF4912 domain-containing protein, giving the protein MILFEKVNQKIKRSITKIFNYLSKNETTILINFIESGLLECKWNLAKYDKEKILSDEDFCLCIRLYDITNITNKGSCTCIMKEVEVRKDSSEEFLRAPVLDGNLLIEIGYRKPYGDWFLLASSSLILSSRNPTILYPDDSWFYLPSRNTKRPATIHEKIYQLSKTELGNGSEEIHK
- the petP gene encoding cytochrome b6-f complex subunit PetP: MGSVVTIDPELMIDKVSSDLFELLSTSPHGEVVDYKINDGTDIGLILKLNTGELIWLFADEIQSMKSQLIEGSEIITISNYQYEKRYKKLTLKKDLSYVLNPLRFLEWLTISLKDVY
- a CDS encoding DUF3303 domain-containing protein, whose product is MQFYVVSCVVPSETQDEGYTAFIKYMEDGAKMDKFEGFELIARLHMPESGELCIICKASDTKALFKHFMFWRSAFGCEFLYRPALTCAEMVEMQKMHNSEMESKGF